From the Manihot esculenta cultivar AM560-2 chromosome 3, M.esculenta_v8, whole genome shotgun sequence genome, one window contains:
- the LOC122723268 gene encoding uncharacterized protein LOC122723268, with the protein MSIMLRFVNKNRYVKERFFSLVHVKGTIALTLKDEIPFVLSQHNLDIQSIRGQGYDSAIAASKKVISIHNFFTKLNSIINIVGVLCKRTDQLKIAHAENIAHLLAIDELQSGKRLNQIGILQRSANMRWSSHLKSVSSIMNMFGVICEVLLHIIDDGVTSAQHGEADLQSQDILNAMHLVLLTKSLIQKLRDEGWDDLITKVISFCKLVNIYAPNLNAFYVARRERARYQQDEITIEYHYRIDIFNAVINSQLQELNNKFNYHIVELLSLSSVLDPKEMHASFKTNDICKMVEKFYPQDFVEYEMVQLRVQFEHFDHVRQLFEFGALSTISDLCQWLMKTRKFEIYPLLYRVATLIFTLPVFTVTTERSFSNGSL; encoded by the exons ATGTCTATTATGTTGAGATTtgttaataaaaatagataTGTGAAAGAGCGATTTTTTAGTTTGGTTCATGTTAAAGGCACTATTGCATTAACATTAAAGGATGAAATCCCTTTTGTTCTTTCTCAACATAATCTTGATATTCAAAGTATCCGAGGACAGGGTTATGATAGTGCGA TTGCTGCATCAAAAAAAGTTATTtctattcataatttttttacaaagtTGAATTCCATAATCAATATAGTTGGTGTATTATGTAAGCGTACTGATCAATTAAAAATTGCTCATGCTGAAAATATTGCTCATTTACTTGCTATTGATGAGCTTCAAAGTGGAAAGAGGTTAAATCAAATTGGTATTTTGCAAAGGTCAGCGAACATGCGATGGAGTTCACATTTGAAATCTGTTTCTAGCATAATGAACATGTTTGGTGTGATATGTGAGGTTCTACTACATATAATTGATGATGGAGTTACATCGGCTCAGCATGGAGAAGCAGAT CTTCAATCTCAAGATATTTTGAATGCAATGCATCTTGTTTTATTAACAAAGTCACTCATTCAAAAGTTGAGAGATGAAGGATGGGATGACTTAATCACCAAAGTGATATCTTTTTGTAAATTAGTTAACATATATGCACCAAATTTGAATGCTTTTTATGTTGCAAGGAGAGAAAGAGCTCGCTATCAACAAGATGAAATTACAATAGAGTATCATTATAGAATTGATATTTTCAATGCTGTGATTAACTCTCAATTACAAGAATTGAACAATAAGTTCAACTATCATATAGTAGAATTGCTTAGTCTTAGCTCAGTTTTAGATCCCAAAGAGATGCATGCATCATTCAAAACTAATGATATTTGCAAAATGGTAGAAAAATTTTATCCTCAAGACTTTGTTGAATATGAGATGGTGCAACTAAGGGTACAATTTGAGCATTTTGATCACGTGCGACAACTTTTTGAATTTGGAGCATTATCAACTATCTCTGATTTGTGTCAATGGTTAATGAAAACAAGAAAGTTCGAGATATATCCACTTCTATATCGAGTGGCAACTCTTATTTTTACTCTTCCAGTTTTTACAGTTACTACGGAGCGATCCTTTTCA AATGGTtctttgtaa
- the LOC122723350 gene encoding protein SODIUM POTASSIUM ROOT DEFECTIVE 2-like — protein sequence MGKLSFGKVWDCLCLSSGSSSSCFCLNSLENEDYVFEKRPLIASDKGQVLRMKDVVSDTQTLAFQLKPKMVVLKVSMHCHGCARKVEKHVSKLEGMTSYKVDLESKMVVVIGDIIPFEVLESVSKVKYAEIWNSPF from the exons ATGGGTAAGCTCAGTTTTGGTAAGGTTTGGGATTGCCTTTGTCTGAGTTCAGGTTCATCAAGCTCTTGTTTTTGCTTGAATTCCTTGGAAAATGAAGATTACGTGTTTGAAAAAAGACCTCTGATAGCAAGTGACAAAGGGCAGGTTCTCAGAATGAAAGATGTTGTTTCTGATACTCAGACCTTGGCCTTTCAACTCAAACCCAAG ATGGTGGTGTTAAAGGTGTCTATGCACTGCCATGGCTGTGCAAGGAAGGTGGAGAAACATGTTTCAAAATTGGAAG GAATGACCTCATACAAAGTTGATCTGGAAAGCAAGATGGTGGTTGTTATTGGAGACATTATTCCTTTTGAAGTGCTAGAAAGTGTATCCAAGGTGAAATATGCTGAGATTTGGAATTCTCCATtctga